The following are encoded together in the Coffea arabica cultivar ET-39 chromosome 1c, Coffea Arabica ET-39 HiFi, whole genome shotgun sequence genome:
- the LOC113716644 gene encoding IRK-interacting protein-like, with amino-acid sequence MAATSAIQDINNNNEVVNRHEIQAAIAKAVELRALHAALMQGSSPTNLKFSSASPGSLYASHFSAQDYPVFTPSYEEEPLPGYQQLRLDSRSYADSWDEYGLGGDEDESNLSNYTKANASSMKGFPNDLLNLETHVCPADDQRSVTGSSTTNNNALLRTSPGTDFCKSRRNSLGEFRSVSSSCNKCRPAVINTETDLSAKSLKNSNLVVPLTESHSSVNSQPKNRVLNLSRLFPRLKKKNKNGNSPNRTEPEEVSQIFKDLGMVSVETLRKELLEANERRDTALSEVAEMKSSMGDLRQKLEHLETYCEELKKALRQAAQTKSSQVIDKLGNFSKQGKSIAGNGENLMPVSEEAMVEGFLQMVSEARLSVKQFCKILLGQIDEADNNLRENLNFLLLPYKLSLNSKFSKVILYHLEAIINQSLYQDFENCVFQKNGSPKLLDPQQERHSQFSSFVALRNLSWNEVLRKGTKYYSEDFSKFCDQKMSLIITTLNWKRPWPEQLLQVFFVTAKCIWLLHLLAFSFNPPVGILRVEENRTFDPHYMEDIFMDRQKTQGPSRVKIMVMPGFYVHDKVLRCKVLCRYKSVVK; translated from the exons ATGGCTGCAACTTCTGCAATTCAAGATATTAACAACAACAATGAAGTTGTTAATAGGCATGAGATTCAAGCAGCTATAGCTAAAGCTGTGGAGCTCAGAGCTCTTCATGCTGCTCTGATGCAGGGTAGTAGCCCTACCAATCTCAAGTTCTCCTCTGCTTCCCCAGGTTCTCTCTATGCTTCTCATTTCTCAGCCCAGGATTACCCTGTTTTTACACCT AGCTATGAAGAGGAACCACTCCCAGGCTATCAACAACTTAGGCTCGATAGTCGAAGTTATGCTGATAGTTGGGATGAGTATGGACTAGGGGGAGATGAAGATGAGTCCAATCTATCCAATTATACAAAGGCAAATGCAtcttcaatgaagggatttccaaATGATTTGTTAAATTTGGAGACACATGTGTGTCCAGCTGATGATCAACGATCTGTCACAGGTTCAAGTACAACTAACAACAATGCATTGCTTAGGACATCTCCTGGCACTGATTTCTGCAAATCTAGGAGGAACAGTTTAGGTGAATTCAGATCAGTGTCATCTTCCTGCAACAAATGCAGGCCTGCAGTAATCAATACCGAGACAGATTTATCAGCAAAGAGCTTGAAGAATTCTAATCTTGTTGTCCCATTGACAGAATCACACTCTTCTGTTAATTCACAACCGAAAAATCGAGTACTGAACTTGTCAAGGTTGTTCCCTAGGCTaaagaagaagaacaaaaatGGAAATTCACCAAATCGAACAGAGCCCGAGGAAGTTTCCCAAATCTTTAAAGACTTGGGGATGGTATCCGTTGAGACATTAAGAAAAGAGCTTTTGGAAGCAAATGAGAGAAGAGATACAGCCTTGTCAGAAGTAGCAGAGATGAAATCTTCAATGGGAGATCTTAGACAGAAATTGGAGCACTTAGAGACATATTGCGAAGAACTGAAGAAGGCATTAAGGCAGGCAGCGCAAACTAAAAGTTCTCAGGTTATTGATAAGCTTggaaatttttcaaaacaagGGAAGTCCATTGCTGGCAATGGAGAAAACTTGATGCCTGTTAGTGAGGAAGCAATGGTTGAAGGTTTTTTGCAGATGGTATCAGAAGCAAGGTTATCTGTAAAGCAATTCTGCAAAATTCTTTTAGGTCAGATTGATGAGGCTGACAACAATCTAAGGGAAAATCTGAACTTTCTCCTTCTACCATACAAGCTGTCATTGAACTCGAAATTCTCTAAGGTGATCTTATACCATTTAGAAGCCATCATAAACCAATCACTCTATCAGGACTTTGAGAACTGTGTTTTTCAGAAGAATGGCTCACCAAAACTTTTAGACCCTCAGCAGGAACGCCACTCACAGTTCTCATCATTTGTTGCCTTAAGGAATCTAAGCTGGAATGAAGTGTTAAGGAAGGGGACTAAATACTACAGTGAAGACTTCAGTAAGTTTTGTGATCAGAAAATGAGTTTGATTATCACAACCCTGAATTGGAAAAGACCGTGGCCTGAACAGCTCCTCCAGGTCTTTTTTGTTACTGCTAAATGCATCTGGTTGCTCCATTTACTCGCATTTTCTTTTAATCCTCCAGTTGGGATACTAAGAGTTGAAGAGAACAGAACTTTTGATCCCCATTACATGGAAGATATTTTCATGGACAGGCAAAAAACTCAAGGTCCTAGTAGGGTTAAGATTATGGTAATGCCTGGTTTTTACGTGCATGATAAAGTACTAAGATgtaaggttctttgtcggtatAAATCTGTAGTCAAGTAA